One Anolis carolinensis isolate JA03-04 chromosome 4, rAnoCar3.1.pri, whole genome shotgun sequence DNA window includes the following coding sequences:
- the LOC103278557 gene encoding uncharacterized protein LOC103278557 produces the protein MFKDSISNTTTDPFKPKSTFCPSTDNIYIKCFEKAVERDFNKLTTRRQPYHSNLSELERTTLVKLSNLKEVVWKPADKGGAIVLLNKRDYIKEVNLQLSNSKFYQPIATDPTKHIQSLIRVVCQEGLSMGFISSSTFKYLQNDFPRIPIFYILPKIHKGIIPPPGRPIISGSSSVLEPVAKYLDSFCQPFVPLCDSYIKDTKHFINIVENLNIEEDSILVTIDVTSLYTNIPLDEARTIIENILRRRTKLQPPTHFLMDLLDIVLEKNYFRFQNQFYFQTFGVAMGSPLAPSIANLFMAHLENTILHNPSLNMYYSNIIYYGRFIDDIFIVFKTTEAAVGFSNWINTIHTSIKFTSHLNLSHINFLDVTVYKHHNKLLVKNFRKPSDKNSFLHYNSFHHFGLKTNLPFSQLLRLKRNSSSNEHFIHESLTLSQEFRSRGYPKHVIKKALIKAEKTDRTTLLKESAKPTKNQIIWTQELSHYSKHIIQIIKKHWHLLQDISGCDKLPIFGNRRTKNIREYLIHTDLTTPISTPKSTLRGHYPCGHCKCCPQSWKTKEIYNHRNKVGTTLKHFSTCNSNNVIYLLTCDCDLWYIGKTTRSLRIRISEHKSRIKNLSTESLLYSHFTQYKHSPTSFKFCVLECISQKPFMDLEKLLSQREMYWIFKFKTFSPQGLNESLNFSCFL, from the coding sequence ATGTTTAAAGACAGCATATCCAACACAACCACAGATCCTTTCAAACCCAAAAGTACCTTCTGCCCTTCCACAGATAACATTTACATTAAATGCTTTGAAAAAGCTGTAGAGAGGGACTTTAACAAGCTAACTACTCGTAGACAACCATACCACTCAAATTTATCAGAATTAGAAAGAACCACTCTGGTCAAATTGAGCAACCTCAAAGAGGTAGTCTGGAAACCAGCAGATAAAGGGGGAGCTATAGTATTACTTAACAAAAGAGATTATATTAAGGAAGTCAACCTCCAGTTATCAAATAGTAAATTCTACCAACCTATTGCAACAGACCCCACTAAACACATTCAGTCCCTTATTAGGGTGGTGTGTCAAGAGGGATTATCCATGGGATTTATCTCTTCTTCTACATTTAAATACTTACAAAATGACTTCCCTAGGATACCTATCTTTTATATTCTTCCTAAGATTCATAAAGGCATCATTCCACCCCCAGGCCGACCTATTATTTCTGGTTCATCTTCTGTATTGGAACCAGTTGCTAAATATCTAGACTCCTTTTGCCAACCATTTGTCCCTCTCTGTGATTCCTACATTAAAGACACAAAGCACTTCATTAATATCGTAGAAAATCTCAATATTGAGGAGGACAGCATTTTAGTTACGATTGATGTCACCTCACTCTATACTAACATTCCACTAGATGAGGCTCGTACCATTATAGAAAATATCCTTCGTAGGAGAACAAAGTTGCAACCACCTACACACTTCTTGATGGACTTGTTAGATATAGTACTAGAGAAAAATTATTTCcgttttcaaaaccaattttactTTCAGACCTTCGGTGTCGCTATGGGAAGTCCGTTAGCTCCATCGATTGCCAATCTATTCATGGCACATTTAGAAAACACTATATTGCAtaatccatctttaaatatgtactattctaatataatatactatggccgattcattgatgatatattcatagtatttaaaacaactgaagccgcagtaggattctctaattggattaacactatacatacgtctattaaatttaccagtcatctcaacctgtcacatatcaattttttagatgttactgtgtataaacatcataacaaactgttggtcaagaacttcagaaaaccatcagataagaattcttttcttcattataacagcttccaccactttggtttaaagaccaatcttccattttcacaactacttagactaaagcgtaactcaagctctaatgaacatttcattcatgaaagcctgaccttaagccaggagtttagaagtagaggctatcctaaacatgtcatcaaaaaggcattaattaaagctgaaaaaactgatagaaccaccctactgaaagaatctgctaaaccaactaaaaatcaaattatctggacacaagaattatcacattactccaaacacataatccaaattataaaaaaacactggcatcttcttcaagatatttcaggttgcgataaattacctatttttggaaacaggcgtactaaaaatattagagaatatttaatccatacagatttaacCACTCCTATTAGTACACCAaagagcaccctgagaggccattatccttgtggtcactgtaagtgttgtcctcaatcttggaagactaaggagatatataatcataggaacaaagtgggcaccacactaaaacatttttctacttgtaatagcaacaatgtaatctacctcttgacatgtgactgtgatctctggtatattggaaaaacaaccagatccttgagaatcagaatctctgaacataaatccagaatcaaaaatttatctacagaatctcttttatattcacacttcacccaatacaaacattcacctacctcatttaaattttgtgttctggaatgcatctctcaaaaacctttcatggacttggaaaaactattatcccaaagggaaatgtactggatctttaagtttaaaaccttttcccctcagggacttaatgaatcacttaattttagctgtttcctttaa